Proteins co-encoded in one Candidatus Poribacteria bacterium genomic window:
- a CDS encoding class I SAM-dependent methyltransferase translates to MNYPEFETAFEARLQTHTDTYPHAAEYHRARFDQTLQYLLSSILEQTETLIQQPETSWAHTEEIVSDILYCGEITVEQLFALEIPTQLTADRDFETVKTKLYETKYYPISEHLNYIAFPPALERKAFIGKHLDCFKEKSHFCDLGFGPGVLTAFILQQNASWQVGGVDVSQHCLHHAQRLLERKIVLDRSELSVGDVRSLHYPDDTFDGVIAVEVLEHIPYPETGLLEAMRVLKPGGYLITALPVQLPLLMHLYDFNSPDEVLALYKKVGLKIIDFETKEFQRQTGSFVDTFALSINP, encoded by the coding sequence ATGAACTATCCCGAATTTGAAACAGCGTTTGAGGCACGACTTCAAACACATACAGACACATATCCGCACGCCGCGGAATACCATCGCGCCCGTTTTGATCAGACACTCCAGTATCTATTGTCCTCCATTTTGGAGCAGACAGAAACGCTGATTCAACAACCGGAAACAAGTTGGGCACACACTGAAGAAATTGTAAGCGATATTCTCTACTGTGGCGAGATAACTGTTGAACAACTTTTTGCACTTGAGATTCCTACTCAACTCACAGCAGATAGGGACTTTGAAACGGTAAAAACGAAACTCTACGAAACAAAATATTACCCAATCAGCGAACACCTGAACTATATTGCGTTTCCACCTGCTTTGGAGCGAAAGGCATTCATCGGTAAGCATTTGGATTGTTTCAAAGAGAAATCACATTTCTGTGATCTCGGCTTCGGTCCTGGTGTATTAACAGCATTTATTCTACAGCAGAACGCCTCGTGGCAAGTTGGCGGTGTTGATGTTAGCCAGCACTGCCTTCACCATGCCCAAAGACTTTTGGAGCGAAAGATAGTTTTGGACAGGAGTGAATTATCAGTCGGAGACGTTCGCAGTCTACACTATCCTGACGATACCTTCGATGGGGTTATCGCTGTTGAAGTACTTGAACATATCCCATATCCAGAAACTGGCTTGTTAGAAGCGATGCGCGTGCTGAAACCGGGTGGATACTTAATAACAGCACTCCCGGTGCAGCTACCGCTGTTGATGCACCTCTACGATTTTAATTCTCCAGATGAAGTCTTAGCCCTGTACAAAAAAGTTGGACTCAAGATTATTGACTTTGAGACGAAGGAATTCCAACGTCAAACAGGCTCCTTCGTTGATACGTTCGCGTTAAGTATTAATCCATAA